The Setaria viridis chromosome 2, Setaria_viridis_v4.0, whole genome shotgun sequence DNA window TGAATAATTATGCAATCAATTTTATAGTAGACATTGCTGAACAAATTGTATCTTAAAAAGAAAGGAATGTTGAGCACTTGAGCAAGACAGAAAACAAATGAATACTCACAATCATTCGAAGGCCACCGAAGAACTGACATCTAAGAAACTATTATTTAAACTGGGTGGGCATTTGGGTAATTCGGGAATTTTGGGTGGGGTAGTTCGTGTATTTTATAATTCGGGTTTTATAAATAGCTACCTGAACTTCACTTGAAAAAATTGCTACCCGAAATATCAGGTTTGGGTTCGGGTTTTCCCCGAACTACCTGATGAATTGCACTCTCTCTGTCACTCCTCGATAGGCAAAAACTCAATGATGGGGAATTAAACAAAAACTCAAATCAGCATACCATAGATCAAACAAACAAGCAAACACATAGGTCAAACGAACTAGCAATTCAATATGCTAGCTTCTTTTGATGTGGAGGTGAAGATTGATTGGGCTTTTAGTAAAAGTTCGGGTAAATCGGGAACTCGGGTACCGGGGATTAATACTCGAATTTCCCGAATTAAATTCGGGTTTCTCGACTTCATACCTAAAATAATGATCGGGTATATTAGGTTCGGGTTTGGGATTCGGCTTCAGGAAATTATGCCCACCCCTAATCTAAACAAGAATTAGAAACAAATACGATATTCGTATCTAGTATCTACTATCGTAACAATGGAAGCATAACAGGACACACGCCCTAAAGTTCACGTTCATGGCAGGAGGGTCCCAATGGCTGGAAATAGCAAAGCAGAGTACTTACTGCTTCATATAGTAGGCAGTGACAGTGATGGTGGATAACCAGTATACAAGGATACCAGGGGACGATAGCCACTTTTAAGGATCCCTCTAAGCCActgaatcttcaaagtcttGAAATCTAGTGAAATACAACCAAAATCTGGTGCATCACAAGCATTCGGCGTTCTTTGCAGGACTAACTGGCCATCAACCACACCTAGCATGTAATAGCGATACGAGGGAAGCAGTGAGACCTTTTTTTGTAACGCCCACTCGTTGGCTTCCTCACCATGATTTTGCCTGTTTGCACAAAAGAGTTTCAATTGAGAAACTTCAATGGAAGTACTGGCAAACATCCCAAGTCTGCTTTCCTGTAGCCCCACAATAGCAAACTCCTGAACCTTGTCCCCAGATGGAGGATTGACAGGTGAGAACTCCATCCTGCCCACATCCAGCACAAGCAATTTTGAGCGCCTGGGGAAATTCGACAGCAGCCAGTAGAAACAGCCATACGCGTAGTTGCGGCAACTTAGGGAGCGTTGCTCAGTCATTGCCGGCATCTCAGGGTTCAGATCGCGCCAGCTGGGAGATGATATTGCTCGCCATTGCCTCTTGGCAGCAGAGAAGACGAACGCGACTAGCTTAGTCGAGCACTGTGCCATCCAGATCACGCTTAGTGACTCCGCATCCTCTCCTTCGCCGCAGGGAGCGAGGAAGATATCGCATTTGCGCTCAGGCTTCACCCGGTGGGGCTGGTGAACGGCGGCGGCCAAATCTCGAGgaattggaggaagaagcaCGTAGCGCCGGAACAAGGGGTCGCATACCGCGATAGTGGTGAAGGTCTGGTTCATCCTCTCATCGCAGTGGAGGAGGAACCGGccgtcgcgggcgtcgcggaccaTCCACAAGCCCCACGAGGGGAGGAACGAGAAGCTGAAGTCGGCGGCTCCGGCgatggcgcgggcggcgggggcggaggcgtgGGGCGACTCAGCGGGCTCGAACCCGCCGGAGATGGTGTGGAAGCCGAGGAGTGACGGTGGGTGGAGCGCGTGCAGACGGTGGAGGAAGGCGTGGCCGGTGATGACGCGGCGGAACGCGGCGCAAGACGCGCAGGCCCGCCCGATGTCAGCGAGGGTGGGGAGAATGTATGCAAATTTGTGCTTAGTCATGCTCATGTTTGCTCATGTGTGCTACTTGTCAAGCTCATATTCTGCCTGTTAACATTTGCCATTTGCCTTGCTCATAGTTTGTTACAACCCAAGATGGATGATCTTACTCTTGAGCCTTTGACTAACTCTAATTGatattgaattcttctccagCTTGAACTAATGCTTAATCAGAGTCTGTTCAAGGAATGTTT harbors:
- the LOC140221952 gene encoding uncharacterized protein, translating into MSMTKHKFAYILPTLADIGRACASCAAFRRVITGHAFLHRLHALHPPSLLGFHTISGGFEPAESPHASAPAARAIAGAADFSFSFLPSWGLWMVRDARDGRFLLHCDERMNQTFTTIAVCDPLFRRYVLLPPIPRDLAAAVHQPHRVKPERKCDIFLAPCGEGEDAESLSVIWMAQCSTKLVAFVFSAAKRQWRAISSPSWRDLNPEMPAMTEQRSLSCRNYAYGCFYWLLSNFPRRSKLLVLDVGRMEFSPVNPPSGDKAKSW